CCAGGACATTTTCCTGTCCTGTCCCTTGCAGCCTGTCTGTCACATCATAATATTGATACTGCAAAATCTTATGGTAATTTGTCCAGCCGGGTGCCATGTAATAATCTTCTACCCTTTTTCCGTTCAGGGTAATTTCATAGACACCAAGCGCCGTGGCGTAAAGGCAGGCAGATGACACTTCCTTGTCCGGAGAAAATTTCCGGAAGAATACCGGACAAGCCATCTCCTCAGGAGGGAAATCATGCGTAATCATCTTGGCCTGAAAATCTCCGGTATCAAAAATACCTGTTGTAAAAGCTGTTTCTGCTTTTGCTCTATTTCCATAATTGTCCCAGATTTCGAGAGAAACCTGATACTCCTGTTCTCTGGTAAGCGCTTGTCCGGCATAAGGAACCAGCACAGACTGATCACTCTCAATCTTTCCACTGTCCCAGAAGCATTTTTCTGCACTGCTCACAATCAAATGCCATGCTGTCTGCACCACATTGTTGTCACCTGATGCGATCTTCCATGAAAAGCGGGGAATCTTCACAGCCAGTCCTTTGGGCTGTTCCCTGTATTCTATCCTGAAATCATAAATTTTCATTCTTGTCTTCTCCTTCCTGCCTGTCCATTCCCCTATTACTATTTTCCGCCTATAACTCAAGCCGGCGCTCCGATTCCGACGGAAGCGCCGGCTCTCATAATTACAATGTTTCTTTCAGCTTTGCCTGCTTCTTAATAATATCTGTTTCTTATTTTTCAATGGTCTTTCCTGCTCTGCGCGCAGCGATTTCCTCGCGCATCTTCGGCAGTTTTTCTTCCAGATCGAATTTCAGGAAGATTACAAACATCACAAGGTTGATCACAACCGGAAGATAATTTGAGACTCCATAGATGGAATATCTCATGGATGTACTTGCGACTTCCAGCGTGGCATCATATGCACCGATTGCCAGGAACGCCGACAGTACTGCTGCACCAAGGCCATTTCCAACCTTACTGCCAAAGCCGATTGCTCCGCCCGACATTGCCACCAGCTTCTTATCATATTTCCACTCATTGTAATCAATGGTCATAGATGTCAGCACGCCATACAGACTCATCATCGGAATCTGTACAAAGCTGCCTAACAGACCGGTCACCACACAAACTGTAAAGTTCGTCGGTATAAAGCAGCGAATGCCTGCGAGTATCGCCGCTCCTAAGAGCCCGATGGAGATTGTCCTCTTGATTCCAAGTCCGGCAATAATCGGCTTGGATAAGATGAATCCCACTACGGTAGCCAACATACCTGCTGCTCCGATTATTCCGACCAGATTATCATTTCCGAAAATCCATTTACAGTAGTATATACTGCCAGATGCCGTGATACCGCTCGTAACACTTGTGATCAAGTTAAAGAGCAGGATGATCACCCAGTATTTATTCTTCAGAAGCATTGTCATTGCTTCTTTGAAAGGAACCGGCTCTTCCTCTTCTTCAGCAGCTCCCTCGGTTTCTTCTTCGTAATCACATGCAAATTTGGCTTTGCGGCCGTTATGGCAGCAGATTGCAAACAGGACAAATACCAGTACACCAAGTACCACGCCGTATTTGATCCATGCGGACTGTGTGCCGCCCAGCATATTTGTCACCGGGATCGTGAGAATGGAGATCAGCATTCCAGCGCCATAATTGGCAACCGCACGGAACAGCCCGATACTTCCTCTCTCGCTCAAGCTTCTGCTTCGTACAGTCATAACTGCTGAAAACGGGGTCGCAATAAAGGTATAAAGACCTGCGGACAATACCAGATTCGTAATCAGCGCGTAGATTACGCCCGGAATCTGTCCTGCCTGAATCGGTACGGTAAACATCAGAACCATAATCAGGGCTGCCGGAATAATCTGCGGCAGGATCCATCTGAAATACTTATGGTCACCTCCTTTTGAATGATCGATAAAATTCCCCGCAATCACATCCGAGAATGCATCAATCACCTTTGAGATTGCCAATACAATACCAACACTTCCGACAGCCAGTCCTACCTTGTCCGTGTAGAAATAATTGAGCTGTCCGACCAGATTCGCCATCAGCCCTAATGCGAGCTGTCCGCCGAAATCTGCCAGATAATCTCTTTTGCGCATTACGCGCCTTGCGCCCTGCTTGTCGTAACGGGGTGCGTTTTTGTCTTTTGCCATCTTTCCTCTCCTCCTGTATCATTGATGATAGGTTTACTATACTGTTTTTCTATAGATGATTATTGTAAAATAATTTACAAAATTGTAAGTTTCATCCTCGTTTTATTAAAACTTCTATCCTATGCTGCTTAGCATCCTGATAGTCTGGTATCAGCCCGGAATCGCAGATTGAACCGTCAGCATAAACCTCGGCTTTTCCATTCTTAATATGTTCGGGATTGCGGATGATAATATGATAATCCGCACCTCTGAAGTATCTCGTCACTTCTGCCTCTTCCCATTCTTCAGGAAAGCAGGGACTGATCCTAAGCCCTTCATAATCCCGTTTCACACCCAGAATACCTTCATACAGCCCCATCATGCACCATGCGGAAGTTCCTGTTGTCCATGACTGATAGGATTTCCCGTAATATCCCGGGTTCGTGGAATAGCAGTTGGTAAATACATAAGGTTCTGCCCCGGACTTCGCCGACGGGTTCTCTTTGCTGTCAGGCATAATCTTTTTCAGCGTTTTCAGTGCCTTTTCCCCTCTGCCTGTACAGCAGTCCATGAGGATCTTAAAGCCAGTAGCATGACAGTACACTCCACCGTTCTCAAAAAGTCCCGGCAGCATACCGGACATCCTTCCCACATGGGCATCATACTCCGGGTACGGCGGCAGATTTAATGGGAAGCCAAAATCCTGCTCCATACTGTCCACAGCTTCCAACACGTAGGCCAGCCTTTCTCTGTCCGCGACTCCTGCCAGTACAGCCCATGTTTGTGCGTTCAAATAGATTTTGCTTCCGGCGCTGTCCTGCGTTCCTACGTTTCCCTTGCTGCTTAAGGCCCTCGCATACCATTTTCCATCCCATGCATAGCGGTTGATATCTTCCTTCAGCTGTTCATATTCCTTCTCCAGAAATCCGGCATATTGTGTATCACCCGCATACTCCATCATTCTCTTTAATTCTCTCAGAGCCAGACAGAACTGGTGGGACAGCATCACAGACTCTGCCTCCGGATCATCCGTAATATTTAAGGCGTCATTCCAGTCGGCGAAATAAATCTTCACCAAACCATGCTCCCCTTTATCAAGAATTAAGCGATTAATCGCAGCCTTTACATGTTCCAGCACGGATGCTTTGCCGCCGTCCTGCCATTCAATCTCCGTATCAAGAATTGACAGATCTCCCGTCTCCTTGAGCAGTTCGCACACCGCCCAGATGATCCAGAATGGTTGGTCTGAATAACGCGTATCATCATAGGGATACCATGTAAGCACTCCGTGCCCGTCCTGAAACTGATGGCGCAGACATTCCAGGATTTCTTCTTTTGCTTTCTCCTGACGGTAATTCAACAGCGCTACAGAAATCTGCAGGTTGTCACGGACACCTTTCTTTCCTACGATACAGAAATCTGCCTGCTTTTTTACCCAGTTGTTCATCATATGATTAATCTTCTGGTCCGGTGTTTTCACAGACAAAGAGCTAATCTTCTCATAGTTATACGCCTCCGCCTCTGCGAACTCCCGTTCTGTGGATTCTGCATCTGCATACCGCTTTACTGCACTGCATGCCTCTTCACAGGAAGAGCTGATCCCGAATACCACCTGAATCTCTTTCTCCTCTCCCGGCATCAGCGTGATCTTATGCTGCAGCACCCCGCCAAGAATGAACAGCGAGGCTTCGGAATTTGTACAGTCTTTTCCATTCACGACAATATCTGGTCTCTGGAACAGGGCGCAGGTCGATGCATCCGGAAGTGTCAGTGTACTTATGGAACCGCAGAACTTCGTCAGGTCACCGTCCCATGCATAAACCGGCTCGGATGAAGCCAGAAACCCATGATACAGTTCATGGGGTGCGAAGGGATGGTCGGAATCACAGTAGATTCCGTTCAGTTCCCGTTTGAATTCTGTCTTCATGCAGCGGTACATTTCGTAGTATCTGGGATAAGAGAAGCCTTCCAGATAGAAACTGACCGCAGAGAACATGCTTAACCTTTTCTCTTGCTCTGCTGTATTGCGAAGTTTCAGTGTCCACACCTCATGAAACCCTTTCTTGGGCACGAAAATCCTCCAGGATTCCTCGATTCCGTTTTTCCTTGAGCAAATCTGTGTGTGCCCGATACTATGTGTACAGCAGTAGTCTTCCACCTCTGTGTTAAGCGACCCCTTCCCGATATTCCAGCATGTTCCGTCTGCATCATCTCTTAAATATACGTATCTGGCATCATCCCGGTTGATCATACACATATCTGCTTTTTCGCTCAGATAATAACTGCGCCCGTGTCCTACCTGTGATATCTGAGCGCAGTAGCGGTCTTCATTCCACAGGTAATTATACCAATAACGCGGTGTTTCCGCATGATAGATCCGGCAGCCGTTCCCGTCCGGTGCGAACTCATACAATCCATTTTGTGCACTTTTCTTTAACTCAGAATTCATCTTTCTTTCAATCTCCTGTTTTATTATTTTGTAATCTCAAAGCACTCCCTTGGAAACTATGCTTATTCACCGACCACAAGTCTGTACTGGATGCCCGGAACAGAACCGTCCATTGCAAACCGTATTTCATCTCCTGTTTTTTCTCCATTCATTTCGGCAATTACTTCCCCGATCGGATTTAACACCTCCAGTTTCGCATTCTCCGCTTTCACACGGATGCAGCCTTCCAGTGTCTCTGCGTACAGTTTGCCTTTGAACTCCACAGCGGCAAACGGAATCCCCATCAGCTCCGGTCCTTTGCCAAATGTTGTCTCGTCCATACCGGTTGTCCCCATTGCCGTCAAAATATATTCTGACGCGCCATCCATCTTAATTTCATCTTTTGCGATCAGAGCCAGTGTAATCCTTTCGTTTTCCGCCTCCACACAGATCTTGTCAGAAAGGGAAATCTCTTCTTCCGGCGCGCCGCTGAAATAGCCGCAGTAAGGTGTGTGGATAGAGAAGCGTGCGTGATCCGGGTCAAAAACGATTTCTTTTGTGTCTGAAATCAGCCTTCCTTCCACATAGCCGGTATCTTCCGGCAGAATACCCCACTCTTTCATCGCACTGTCCATGATTTCGGCAAACGTCCGGTAATCTCCGTTGCCCGATGTCTCTCTGATCCGGTCGAACACAAGTGCTTTTTCTCCAAGATGCACTCCCGGCTGAATCTCTTTCGTGTCTTTCGCAGCATTTTCCAGACGGTTTTCTTCTTTATAACACCGGAACGCATCCCTGTACTCAGACCATGCATAATATACTCCATGTTCCGCATCTGAGAGATCAGCTCCGTTTAAGAACCCGGCATTTACCGCTATGTCCGCATTGCCCTGATACTTGTCTCCTCCGTCCAGAAATACATTGCGCATGGACGTGATATACGGGAAAAATGTAGTCGGCATAGCGTGGAAAAGAGGCAGCGTTTTCAGGTCATTCTGTGTGTAGACCACATCCACGCAGTTCTTTGCCACGGATACAAGCCCCTTCAGGAAAACAGAGGCCATGAATCCCCACTGACAGATTACTGCCGGATCGTTATATACATCGAAAACATTCAGTATCTCATCTGCCGGCTGGTCATCCCAGTTCTCGGAGGTATGGTGATTATAAAGAATCAGTCCGTCCCAGTCGTTTAAGCAGGCATATGCTGCCATCTGCACAAACGCCGTGGAATGGAAAGGATGCTCCCCATACTCGTTCCACTCGCTGAGCATAAAAGGTTTTCCTTTCACAATCGCCAGTGATCCCAGACTTAAAAGGGTTGTTGCCGCTGATCCCGCGCCGGTCTGCATGGTCAGAGGATTCGTAGAGACATATTCCATGGGGCCGGCCACCAGGTATGTATTATTCTCTACCGGAAGGAGAGGATGGTTAAAATAGCTGTTATTCTCCATCAGGTCGCCGTCTGTATGCCCATACACATCCGCTGCCCCGGCAATTAAATTGCTGGTAACGACAGGAACTTTTGCCCCGAGGAAATGGATATAGTCTTTCATATCCTGATAGAACTTCCGGTTCATATAGATGCCGAACTCCATAAAGTCGGCATATCTTGCCGGTCCTTCCGGTGCATCCCACTCTCCTTCCG
The sequence above is drawn from the Coprococcus comes ATCC 27758 genome and encodes:
- a CDS encoding MFS transporter, with product MAKDKNAPRYDKQGARRVMRKRDYLADFGGQLALGLMANLVGQLNYFYTDKVGLAVGSVGIVLAISKVIDAFSDVIAGNFIDHSKGGDHKYFRWILPQIIPAALIMVLMFTVPIQAGQIPGVIYALITNLVLSAGLYTFIATPFSAVMTVRSRSLSERGSIGLFRAVANYGAGMLISILTIPVTNMLGGTQSAWIKYGVVLGVLVFVLFAICCHNGRKAKFACDYEEETEGAAEEEEEPVPFKEAMTMLLKNKYWVIILLFNLITSVTSGITASGSIYYCKWIFGNDNLVGIIGAAGMLATVVGFILSKPIIAGLGIKRTISIGLLGAAILAGIRCFIPTNFTVCVVTGLLGSFVQIPMMSLYGVLTSMTIDYNEWKYDKKLVAMSGGAIGFGSKVGNGLGAAVLSAFLAIGAYDATLEVASTSMRYSIYGVSNYLPVVINLVMFVIFLKFDLEEKLPKMREEIAARRAGKTIEK
- a CDS encoding GH36-type glycosyl hydrolase domain-containing protein → MNSELKKSAQNGLYEFAPDGNGCRIYHAETPRYWYNYLWNEDRYCAQISQVGHGRSYYLSEKADMCMINRDDARYVYLRDDADGTCWNIGKGSLNTEVEDYCCTHSIGHTQICSRKNGIEESWRIFVPKKGFHEVWTLKLRNTAEQEKRLSMFSAVSFYLEGFSYPRYYEMYRCMKTEFKRELNGIYCDSDHPFAPHELYHGFLASSEPVYAWDGDLTKFCGSISTLTLPDASTCALFQRPDIVVNGKDCTNSEASLFILGGVLQHKITLMPGEEKEIQVVFGISSSCEEACSAVKRYADAESTEREFAEAEAYNYEKISSLSVKTPDQKINHMMNNWVKKQADFCIVGKKGVRDNLQISVALLNYRQEKAKEEILECLRHQFQDGHGVLTWYPYDDTRYSDQPFWIIWAVCELLKETGDLSILDTEIEWQDGGKASVLEHVKAAINRLILDKGEHGLVKIYFADWNDALNITDDPEAESVMLSHQFCLALRELKRMMEYAGDTQYAGFLEKEYEQLKEDINRYAWDGKWYARALSSKGNVGTQDSAGSKIYLNAQTWAVLAGVADRERLAYVLEAVDSMEQDFGFPLNLPPYPEYDAHVGRMSGMLPGLFENGGVYCHATGFKILMDCCTGRGEKALKTLKKIMPDSKENPSAKSGAEPYVFTNCYSTNPGYYGKSYQSWTTGTSAWCMMGLYEGILGVKRDYEGLRISPCFPEEWEEAEVTRYFRGADYHIIIRNPEHIKNGKAEVYADGSICDSGLIPDYQDAKQHRIEVLIKRG